The Vannielia litorea genome segment ATATTTTATTGATGCACAAATGATGCACATCCCATGCACATCCCATGCGCATGTCAGATGACATGATCGCCGGTGGTTAACCCACCGCGCTGAGCAAAGTTTATTTTCAGCAACTCCACCCGGGCCGCCCGCCCTTCGGGTTTGCCCTCGCCGCAGGGGCGGGTATGGTCGCGCCGTTACGCCTCCTCGTGCCCGCGTGGTGGAATGGTAGACACTGGGGACTTAAAATCCCTTGGCTTTATGCCGTGCCGGTTCGAGTCCGGCCGCGGGTACCAAAGGCTTCTCCGAAATCGGCCAGAGCATCACTGATGCTGGCGCATCAGTGATGGTGCCGACGCTGACTTGATCGGGGATTCAGCCGTGTGGTGCTTCACGCCGCTGGAAGCGAGGTGGGGTCTTTTACGGCGAGGCGCGCGAGCAATCGGTCGATCTCGGCCTTGGCCTCTTTGCTCAAGGCCGGGCCGGGCTTTCGCAGGGCTGCGCTCGCGATGGCGCCGCGACGTGCGAGGATGTGTTTGCGGACGCTGAGGCCGATGCCCGGTTGGTGCTCGTAGCGGAGCAGCGGCAGATGGGCGTCGAAGATATCGGCCGCAGCATCCGGGTCAGTCGCGGAGAGATCGACGACGCGGCGCAGCATTTCGGGGAAGGCGTAGCCGGTCATGGCACCGTCGGCGCCGCGACCCATCTCCATGTCGAGGAACAGGGCGCCGTTGCCGCACAGGATCGACAGCGGGCGCATAGCGCCCTCGCTCTGCCACCTGCGAATGGCGGTGATCTTTTCGAGCCCGGGCCAGTCTTCATGCTTGAGCATGACGCAGTTTTCATGCTGCTCCACGACGCGCCGGATGACGGAGGAGGACATCACGACGCCGGTTGCCGTGGGATGGTCTTGCAGCACCCAAGGCGTGTCTGGCCCGATGGCTCCGGCGGCCCCGGAAAACCACCCGGTGATCTGATCATCGGTCCGCATGGTGCCCGGCGGCGTCATCATGACGCCCGCGGCCCCCAGCTCCATCGACTTTGCGGCGAGATCCTGCATGGCGGCGAGGCCGGGCGCGGACACGCCCACCACGATCGGCAGGCCGCGCGCCGCGGCGATGACCTCCTTGACCACGGTGACGCTTTCCTCGGGGCGGAGCTTCTGGGCTTCGCCCATGATGCCGAGGATCGTGATGCCGTCGACCTTGCGGTCGAGGAACCACTCGGTCATCCGGGCCAGTGAGGCCACATCGAGCGCGCCTTCATCATCGAAGGGTGTGGGCGCGATTGCGAAGACGCCCTTGGTGCTGGCCGAGATCACGCGTCTTTCCTCCAGGCGTCGTAGCGCGCACGGGTGGCCTCGTTCATCGGGTAGAGGCCGGGCAGTTTCTCGCCGTTCTCGACCTCGTTCACGATCCAGCCTTCGAGGCGTTCCTGCTCGGGGGCTTCTTCGAGGATCTCGCCGAGGTAGGCCGCCGGGATCACGACCGCGCCGTCCTTGTCGGCCACGATGGTGTCGCCCGGGATGACGCAGACGCCGCCGCAGCCGATGGTTTCTTCCCAGCCGACGAAGGTGAGGCCGGCCACCGAGGGTGGCGCCGCGGCCCCGCGCGACCAGACCGGCAGGTTGGTGCCAAGCACGCCGTCGACATCGCGCACGACGCCATCAGTGACGAGCCCGACGGCGCCGCGCTTGACCATTCGGGCGCAGAGGATGTCGCCGAAGACACCTGCATCGGCCACGCCCATCGCGTCGATCACGGCGAAGGCGCCTTCTGGCATCGCCTCGATAGCGGCACGGGTCGAGATCGGGCTGCCCCAGCTGGCGGGGGTTGCAAGGTCTTCGCGGGCGGGCACGAAGCGGAAGGTGAACGCGGGGCCGACGACCCTTTCCTGACCCGGGCGCAGCGGCATGCCGCCCCGGATCCAGACATTGCGCAGACCCTTCTTCAGCAGGATCGTGGTGAGCGTGGCGGTGGTGATCGTCTTGAGAACCTCGATGGCCGCGGCGTCGAGAGGCGTGACTTTGGTATCCGTCATGTCGGGTTGCCTTTTTGCTGTCAGATGCTGGGGATGTAGCCGCCGTCGATGCGGATCTGGGAGCCGGTGATGTAGCCGGCCCGATCCGATGCGAGGAAGGTCACCATGTCGGCGTATTCTGCGGGGTCACCGTAGCGACCCATCGGGATCATCGCGAGGCTGTCGGCGCGCACGTCTTCGACACTTCGGCCCTCGCGCTCGGCTTTCTTCTCATCGAGGAAGGTAATGCGACCGGTCGCGATACGGCCCGGCATAACCACGTTGCAAGTGACCCCATCCTTGCCGACTTCGGCCGCCACGGTCTTGGACCAGCCGACCAGCGTGAGGCGCAGCGCGTTCGAGATGCCGAGGTTGGGGATGGGCGCGACCACGCCGGAGGAGGTTGAGGTGATGATGCGGCCCCAGCCACGGCTGCGCATGCCGGGGAGCACGCGGTCGGAGATGGACATGACCGAAACGATCATCGAATCGAAGAACTTGCGCCATGTCTCA includes the following:
- a CDS encoding dihydrodipicolinate synthase family protein, whose amino-acid sequence is MISASTKGVFAIAPTPFDDEGALDVASLARMTEWFLDRKVDGITILGIMGEAQKLRPEESVTVVKEVIAAARGLPIVVGVSAPGLAAMQDLAAKSMELGAAGVMMTPPGTMRTDDQITGWFSGAAGAIGPDTPWVLQDHPTATGVVMSSSVIRRVVEQHENCVMLKHEDWPGLEKITAIRRWQSEGAMRPLSILCGNGALFLDMEMGRGADGAMTGYAFPEMLRRVVDLSATDPDAAADIFDAHLPLLRYEHQPGIGLSVRKHILARRGAIASAALRKPGPALSKEAKAEIDRLLARLAVKDPTSLPAA
- a CDS encoding ribonuclease activity regulator RraA gives rise to the protein MTDTKVTPLDAAAIEVLKTITTATLTTILLKKGLRNVWIRGGMPLRPGQERVVGPAFTFRFVPAREDLATPASWGSPISTRAAIEAMPEGAFAVIDAMGVADAGVFGDILCARMVKRGAVGLVTDGVVRDVDGVLGTNLPVWSRGAAAPPSVAGLTFVGWEETIGCGGVCVIPGDTIVADKDGAVVIPAAYLGEILEEAPEQERLEGWIVNEVENGEKLPGLYPMNEATRARYDAWRKDA
- a CDS encoding SDR family oxidoreductase, which codes for MDLGLKGRVALVLGGGGGLGSGIAKSLAAEGASVAVADIDKATAEATVSEITSAGGKATAMAWDLSDLGAVDANVTAVESALGPVDILVAITGGPPPGTASGQSTETWRKFFDSMIVSVMSISDRVLPGMRSRGWGRIITSTSSGVVAPIPNLGISNALRLTLVGWSKTVAAEVGKDGVTCNVVMPGRIATGRITFLDEKKAEREGRSVEDVRADSLAMIPMGRYGDPAEYADMVTFLASDRAGYITGSQIRIDGGYIPSI